Proteins from a single region of Ensifer adhaerens:
- the zwf gene encoding glucose-6-phosphate dehydrogenase, whose protein sequence is MSSQIIPVEPFDYVVFGGTGDLAERKLLPALYHRQLEGQITEPTRIIGASRAALSHEDYRKFAVDALKEHLKADEYKEEEVAKFAARLFYVSVDAKSDQGWDALKKILEEGKERIRAFYLAVGPAIFGDISERIRDHKLITKNTRIVVEKPIGRDLASATELNDTIGKVFREEQIFRIDHYLGKETVQNLMALRFANALYEPLWNSAHIDHVQITVSEAVGLENRAGYYDKAGALRDMVQNHILQLVCFVAMEAPTSMDAEAVRDEKLKVLRALKPITSSNVEQVTVRGQYRAGASAGGPVKGYLEELEGGVSNTETFVAIKAEVSNWRWAGVPFYIRTGKRLAGRMSEIVITFKQIPHSIFDNNAGRISANQLVIRLQPNEGVKQSLMIKDPGPGGMRLRNVSLDMSFAEAFAVRNADAYERLLFDVVRNNQTLFVRRDEVEAAWKWVDPILKAWEETGQQVQGYTAGTWGPSQSIALIERDGRTWNDAI, encoded by the coding sequence ATGAGCAGCCAGATCATTCCCGTCGAACCATTTGACTATGTGGTGTTCGGGGGCACCGGCGATCTTGCGGAGCGCAAGCTGTTGCCGGCGCTCTATCACCGGCAACTGGAAGGCCAGATCACCGAGCCGACCCGCATCATCGGTGCGTCGCGTGCGGCACTCAGCCATGAGGACTATCGCAAGTTCGCCGTCGACGCGCTGAAGGAACATCTGAAGGCGGACGAGTACAAGGAAGAGGAAGTCGCGAAGTTCGCTGCGCGCCTGTTCTACGTTTCGGTCGATGCCAAGTCGGACCAGGGTTGGGACGCGCTGAAGAAGATCCTCGAAGAGGGCAAGGAGCGCATCCGTGCCTTCTATCTCGCCGTCGGCCCGGCGATCTTCGGCGACATTTCCGAGCGCATCCGCGATCACAAGCTGATCACCAAGAACACCCGCATCGTCGTCGAAAAGCCGATCGGCCGTGACCTCGCCTCGGCGACCGAGCTCAACGACACGATCGGCAAGGTCTTCCGCGAAGAACAGATCTTCCGTATCGACCACTATCTCGGCAAGGAAACGGTGCAGAACCTGATGGCGCTGCGCTTTGCCAATGCGCTCTACGAGCCGCTGTGGAATTCCGCCCATATCGACCATGTGCAGATCACCGTGTCGGAGGCCGTCGGCCTCGAAAACCGCGCCGGCTACTACGACAAGGCCGGTGCGCTGCGCGACATGGTGCAGAACCACATCCTCCAGCTCGTCTGCTTCGTCGCCATGGAAGCGCCGACCTCGATGGACGCGGAAGCGGTTCGCGACGAAAAGCTCAAGGTTCTGCGCGCGCTGAAACCGATCACTTCATCGAACGTCGAACAGGTGACTGTGCGCGGCCAGTACCGCGCCGGTGCTTCCGCCGGCGGCCCGGTCAAGGGCTACCTTGAAGAGCTCGAAGGCGGCGTTTCGAACACCGAGACCTTCGTGGCGATTAAGGCGGAAGTCAGCAACTGGCGCTGGGCCGGCGTGCCCTTCTACATCCGCACCGGCAAGCGCCTCGCCGGCCGAATGTCGGAAATCGTCATCACCTTCAAGCAGATCCCGCACTCGATCTTCGACAACAATGCCGGCCGTATCTCCGCCAACCAGTTGGTCATCCGCCTGCAGCCGAATGAAGGCGTGAAGCAGTCGCTGATGATCAAGGATCCTGGTCCTGGCGGCATGCGGCTGCGCAACGTTTCGCTCGACATGAGCTTTGCCGAGGCGTTTGCCGTGCGCAATGCCGACGCCTATGAGCGGCTGCTCTTCGACGTTGTCCGCAACAACCAGACGCTGTTCGTGCGCCGCGACGAGGTCGAGGCCGCATGGAAGTGGGTCGACCCGATCCTGAAGGCCTGGGAGGAGACCGGGCAACAGGTCCAGGGCTATACCGCCGGCACCTGGGGTCCGAGCCAGTCGATCGCGCTGATCGAGCGCGACGGCCGCACCTGGAACGACGCGATATAG
- the pgl gene encoding 6-phosphogluconolactonase: MTTELHTFENGAALAEGLADAVSSALSAGIAARGSASIAVSGGSTPKAFFQALSKKDIAWDKVTVTLVDERFVPPESDRSNHGLVAANLLQGKAAAAKFLPLYHAAPSAEAAAEIASRETAAIGAPFDVAILGMGTDGHTASFFPGGSELARAIDPATPRGVITMEAEGAGETRLTLTFASLQDARLLVLHIEGEGKKTVLAKAEEAGDEKDMPIRAMLRRAASPVQIYWAP; encoded by the coding sequence ATGACGACAGAGCTTCATACATTCGAAAACGGTGCGGCATTGGCGGAAGGCCTGGCTGACGCCGTAAGCAGCGCACTTTCTGCCGGCATTGCGGCACGCGGTTCGGCGAGCATCGCAGTCTCCGGCGGCTCGACGCCCAAGGCGTTCTTCCAGGCGCTTTCCAAGAAGGACATCGCTTGGGACAAGGTAACCGTGACGCTGGTCGACGAACGTTTCGTGCCGCCGGAAAGCGACCGTTCCAACCATGGCCTGGTTGCCGCCAACCTGCTTCAGGGCAAGGCGGCGGCGGCAAAATTCCTCCCGCTTTATCATGCCGCCCCCTCGGCCGAGGCTGCGGCTGAGATCGCAAGCCGGGAAACCGCCGCCATCGGCGCGCCGTTCGATGTGGCGATCCTTGGCATGGGAACGGACGGGCATACGGCATCGTTCTTCCCAGGCGGGTCTGAGCTTGCGCGCGCCATCGATCCGGCAACGCCGCGCGGCGTCATCACCATGGAAGCAGAAGGCGCCGGCGAGACCCGGCTGACGCTTACCTTCGCCAGCCTGCAGGATGCGCGGCTTCTGGTGCTGCACATCGAGGGCGAAGGCAAGAAGACGGTTCTCGCCAAGGCTGAAGAGGCCGGCGACGAGAAGGACATGCCGATCCGCGCGATGCTGCGCCGCGCCGCTTCACCGGTGCAGATTTACTGGGCGCCGTAG
- a CDS encoding NAD(P)/FAD-dependent oxidoreductase produces MPWQSPISPGFSWYEATVPDRPEYPAMPGSRKANIAIVGGGYTGLQAAWNLAKQGVDVTLIDACRFGDGASGRNGGQFGTGQRAWADETEESLGHERAQALFDMAENAKRYVLDFASAHEIDIEFVPGQLSVGHKKSLEKDYRDHAEAMATRFGYPHLSFMEREETASRLGSNHYHFGIRDAGTGHIHPMKLLVGLAKQAALAGANLFEQTKALKINRQGGAIVITTDRGTITADRVLVACNAYIGNLEPVSASHVMPIRSFIGATTVLSDHPNVIPGGESVDDSRFVVRYFRKSRDGRLLFGGREAYTADNPLDISTHIRRQISEIYPELANIEITHAWGGSVGITMPRTPFCREVMPGVTSIGGYSGHGVMLSNYCGKLYADLALGKDTELDLLKALKIPAFPGGTRFRSALLFLALSWYALRDRF; encoded by the coding sequence ATGCCCTGGCAAAGCCCGATCTCACCCGGTTTCTCCTGGTATGAGGCAACAGTTCCAGACCGACCGGAGTATCCCGCCATGCCGGGATCGCGCAAAGCCAATATCGCGATCGTCGGCGGCGGCTACACGGGGCTGCAAGCCGCCTGGAACCTCGCGAAGCAAGGCGTTGACGTCACCTTGATCGATGCCTGCCGCTTCGGCGACGGTGCGTCTGGCCGCAATGGCGGCCAGTTCGGCACCGGACAGCGGGCCTGGGCGGACGAGACGGAGGAAAGTCTCGGCCATGAGCGGGCGCAGGCGCTCTTCGACATGGCCGAGAATGCCAAGCGCTATGTGCTCGACTTCGCAAGCGCGCACGAAATCGACATCGAATTCGTGCCCGGCCAGCTCTCGGTTGGCCACAAGAAGAGCCTCGAAAAGGACTATCGCGACCATGCGGAAGCGATGGCGACACGCTTCGGCTATCCGCATCTCTCCTTCATGGAGCGCGAGGAAACCGCAAGCCGGCTCGGATCGAACCACTACCATTTCGGCATCCGCGATGCCGGCACCGGCCATATCCATCCGATGAAGCTTCTGGTGGGCCTTGCGAAGCAGGCGGCACTCGCCGGGGCCAACCTCTTCGAACAGACGAAAGCCCTGAAGATCAATCGCCAAGGCGGCGCGATCGTCATCACCACCGACCGTGGCACGATCACTGCCGATCGCGTGCTCGTCGCCTGCAACGCCTATATCGGCAACCTCGAGCCGGTGAGCGCCAGCCACGTCATGCCGATCCGATCCTTCATCGGCGCGACGACGGTGCTCTCCGACCACCCAAACGTCATTCCCGGCGGCGAATCGGTCGACGATTCACGCTTCGTCGTGCGCTACTTCCGCAAGTCGCGGGACGGACGGCTGCTCTTCGGCGGCCGTGAGGCCTATACCGCCGACAACCCGCTGGATATCTCGACCCATATCCGCCGGCAGATCAGCGAGATCTATCCGGAACTCGCCAATATCGAGATCACCCATGCCTGGGGCGGCTCCGTCGGCATCACCATGCCGCGCACGCCCTTCTGTCGCGAGGTCATGCCCGGCGTCACGTCGATCGGCGGCTATTCCGGCCATGGCGTGATGCTTTCCAACTATTGCGGCAAGCTCTATGCCGACCTGGCGCTCGGCAAGGATACCGAGCTCGATCTCTTGAAAGCCCTGAAAATCCCGGCTTTTCCCGGTGGTACGCGGTTCCGCTCCGCCCTTCTCTTCCTCGCGCTAAGCTGGTACGCATTACGCGACAGGTTCTAA